CGCAGTTCTACGCGCTGGCCTGCTGGGTGTACGGCTCCGATCCCGACGGGTACCAGGACCTCGTCGGCCCGGACCTCCTTCCCGAGAAGCGGACCAAGGGCTGCGAGAAGGCCTACACGAAGGTGGCGAACACCTGGGGCAAGGCCCTCCAGCCCTATCTGAAGTGAGCCGGACGCTCCAGGAAGGCCAGCCTCGCGCGCTTCTCCGGCTTGTCGATCTCCGGGCCGAGTTCGAAGCCGGCCCTGACCATCCGGGCGATCGCCCGCTCGTTGCGGGCGTCGGGCTCGACGACGACCCGCAGATGGGCCGGGTCGCTGAAGGCATGGGCGACGAACACCGCGAGCAGCACGCCGGTGAAGCCGGGCTCGGCCTTGTCGCTGGGGCCCATCAGCAGGTGCACGCCGAAGTCGCCGGGCCGCACCTCGTAGCAGTCGGCGAGCGGGTCCTCGGCCGGGTCGTACGTCTGGTAGATCGCGACCGGGACGTCGTCCCGCAGGACCAGGTAACCGTGGTGCGTCGTGAGCGAGTCCAGGAAGGTGTACGCCTCCAGGACCTCCTCGCGGCTCGACTCGGTCATGCCCCAGAAGCGGGCCCGCTCCTCGCCGACCCAGCTGTGGATCAGGTCGAGGTCGGCGAGGGGGTCCACGGAGACCAGGCGCACGGTTCCGAAGCCGTCGACGTCCTGCTCGTACACGGTCTCGCGCCGTTCGGGGGCGGCGGGTCGGGCTGCGGTCACTTCGGTTCTCTCCTCGGGTCGGTCGCGGTGCAGCAGTTTCCAGTCGGTGACCACGGGGGCGAGCCCGCCCTTCGTCCACAGCGGGAGCTGGTCACGGTGGTGGGCGTCGCCGGGTATCCCTGAGGCGCCGAAGGGGACCACCCACAGGCTGTCCTCGCGGCGCGCCAGGTCCCATACGTAGCGGGCGGCCGGGCCGCGGGCGCCGTGGTCGGTGATGCCGGGGACGCTGGACGTGGACAGCACGCAGTCGTGGTCGCCCGCCAGACCGGGCCGGCTCGCCTCCGGGTCGGGGTCGGTGTCCGGCCACGCCTGCCAGGGCGCGAGGCGGTGCACCTCGCCCCAGGGGAGGGGCGGGTTCTCCTCGTCGTACCGGGCCGCGACCGCCTCGACGGCTGCGGTGACCGCCGCCAACCGGTCCTCGTACGGGAAGAGTTCGTGGCCGATCAGCGTCTCCAGGGCGTACCCGACCCTCGGCACCGCGGCGAGCCAGGGGCGGAACAGCTCCGGGTGGGCGGTGCTGCGGACGGGGTCGGCGGCGCCCGTCAGGACGGACAGGGCGGGGTGGGCGGCCAGGCGGTGGACGACCTCGGCGCGCAGGGCCGAGTACAGCGTGGGGTCCGTGGCGGCGGCCTCCATGTGCCGGTCCCAGCGCAGCAGCCTGTCGCGCAGTTCCGCCGCCCCCGGGCTCAGCTCCGCGGTGTCGGCGAGCAGCGCCAGCAGGGGCCGGGCCGAGGCGAGACGGGTGTCCATGTGGATGGCGGCCATGTCCTCGGCGGACCGGCGTCCGCCCGTGCCGAGCAGTTCGCGGATGCGCTCGGCGCGGTGCGCGGGGGCGAACTCGACGCCGAGCGGGGCGGCGAGGCCGCGTTCGTTGGCCATCACCGCCGTACCGGTCGCGTCGGCCCCCGAGGCGGTGCGCGGCATGGGCGCGTGCCGGCCGTGCCAGGCGTACGCGGGGTCGTGGGCGGGGACGACGCGCAACTGGTTCTCGCGCGGGCGCACGGGTACGTAGCCGGCGACGCGGTGCAGGGTCGCGCCGGTGGTGTCGGCGGCGAGCACGACGTTGACGGGTTCGACCCAGCCGTCGAGTGCCGTGTCGACGTCGCCGACGGTACGGGCCCGGAGGAGGGCGGGCAGCACCTCGAAGCCGAGCAGACCGGTGACGCGGGGCGGGTAACGGAGGCTGAGGGCCGGGGCGTCGGCTGCCGGTGACCCGGCTTCGGCCTCGGCTCCGGTGTCCGGGCCTCCGACGATCACCGGGCCGCGCGCGGTCTCGACGACCTCGATCCCGACCGGCTCACCGCCCGACACCGCGATGCTCTCCGTGTGCACGTGGGCCGTCTCCCAGCCCTCGGGGCCGAGCGCCTCGACGCCGCCGTCCGCCGTACGCCGCAACTGCTCCCGGTACAGGTCCTGGTAGTCGGCCATCGCGTTGGTGATGGCCCAGGCGACGCCGCCCGTGTGGCCGAAGTGGGCGAGGCCCGGGACCCCGGGGACGGCGAGGCCCACCACGTCGAACTCGGGGCAGGCCAGCCGGATCTGCTGGTAGACCCCGGGGTCCTCGATGAAGCGGTGCGGGTCGCCCGCGATGACGGGGGCGCCGCTGACGGTGCGTTCCCCCGTGAGGAGCCAGCCGTTGCTGCCGGAGGTGCCCGGGCCGTCGGTGGCGAAGAGGGTGATCGCGTCGTCGCCGAGCCGGCGGGCGACCTCTTCACGCCAGAGTTTGGTGGGGAAGCCCGCGAACAGGATGTGGGTGGAGAGCCAGACCCCGAGCGGGGTCCACGGCTGCCAGCGGCCCGGAGCGAGCCCGGCGGCTGCGAACTCCGGGGATCTTCGGGCCCCTTCGGCGAGTCCGGCGTTGACCCCGTCGACGTAGGCCGTCACCCAGGCCGCGGTCCCCGGGTCGAGCCGGTCGAAGCAGCGGCGTGCGGTGTCGTCGAGCCGGGCCTGGCGGGCGAACCGGTCCCAGCCGAGCGCCGCTTCACCGAGGAACGCGGCCGTGGTGCCCTGCAGCCGGTGGCGTTCGGTCTCGACCTGCCAGGCGCGGTCCGTCGCGGCGTTGTGGCCCTGCGCGCGGGCGAGCGCGAGAGCACTCTCCGCCCGCAGATGGGGTATCCCCCAGTCGTCCCGGAAGACTTCGAAGCCGGCCTCCGACGTCGTTGATCCGCCCACGGTCCCCATCCCCACTCCCGAACGCCGCTTCCGGCGCTTTTCAGCCACTCCCCAGCCCCCACAATTTAGGTTAGCCTAACCTAAAGCAATTTTCGGGGCTGGGGACAGGGAAGGGATCAGTCGTGGGTCATGGCTGGGAGGGCGTCGTCCTCAAGTTGATGCGGGGGCGCGATTTCACGTTCACCGTGACGGGATCCGAGCAGGTCACCGAGGACTTCCGCCGGGTGCACGTGAAGGACGGCGGGATGCTGACCGCGACCGGCGGCGCACACCCCACGATGTGGGTGCGCATCTGGTTCGAGCAGGCGGGCAAACCCCACCAGCGCGCCTACACCCTCGTCGACCCGGACCCGGCCGCCGGAACGTTCAGCCTGGAGTTCGCGCTCCACGACGGCGCCGCGAGCGACTGGGCCCGCACCGCGCAGGCGGGCGACACCATCGACGCGACCCTCCAGGGCACGGGCTTCACGCTGCCCGAGCCCGCCCCCGCCCGGCTCTTCGTCGTCGGCGACACCGCGTCCCTCCCCGCGATCAACTCCCTGCTGGACGCGGTCCCGCAGACCCCGGCGACGATCTGGTTCGAGACGACGCACGACTCCGACGAGAAACTGCCGTTCCGGCTGGACCCGGCCCACCACACCCTGCACAAGGTCCCGCGCCGCGAGGCGGGCGCGCACCTGGTGGCCGAGGTGAAGGCGGCCCTGCCGGAGCTGCTCGGCGACGACCCGTCCGACGCGTACGTCTGGATCGCCTGCGACACGACGACGACCAGGTCCCTGGCCGCGTTCGCACGCAAGGACCTGGCCGTTCCCAAGGACCGTGTGAACGCCCTGGGTTACTGGCGCGCGGGCTGAGCCCCCGCCGGGCCGGCGCCCGCCGGCCCGGCGCGACGGTCGCTCAGTCCGCGACCACCAGCGCCGGGGTCTCCCGCGTCAGCACCTCGCCGCGGAAGAACGCCGGGCTGCGGCGCTGCATCACGAGCATCAGCACCCCGCCGAGGAGCAGCAGCCCGACGGCGATCACGAAGACCGAGCCGACGCCGAACACCGAGGAGCCGGAGCCGTACGCCGGGTCCCACATGTCGTACAGGGTCTTGCCGAAGACCGCGGTGAGCAGGGTGCCGCCGAGGATCGGGCAGAGCCCCTTGTAGACGAAGTCCCGGGCCGAGCGGAACAGCTCGCGACGGAAGTACCAGGCGCACGCGAACGCCGT
The Streptomyces sp. NBC_00234 DNA segment above includes these coding regions:
- a CDS encoding GNAT family N-acetyltransferase is translated as MGTVGGSTTSEAGFEVFRDDWGIPHLRAESALALARAQGHNAATDRAWQVETERHRLQGTTAAFLGEAALGWDRFARQARLDDTARRCFDRLDPGTAAWVTAYVDGVNAGLAEGARRSPEFAAAGLAPGRWQPWTPLGVWLSTHILFAGFPTKLWREEVARRLGDDAITLFATDGPGTSGSNGWLLTGERTVSGAPVIAGDPHRFIEDPGVYQQIRLACPEFDVVGLAVPGVPGLAHFGHTGGVAWAITNAMADYQDLYREQLRRTADGGVEALGPEGWETAHVHTESIAVSGGEPVGIEVVETARGPVIVGGPDTGAEAEAGSPAADAPALSLRYPPRVTGLLGFEVLPALLRARTVGDVDTALDGWVEPVNVVLAADTTGATLHRVAGYVPVRPRENQLRVVPAHDPAYAWHGRHAPMPRTASGADATGTAVMANERGLAAPLGVEFAPAHRAERIRELLGTGGRRSAEDMAAIHMDTRLASARPLLALLADTAELSPGAAELRDRLLRWDRHMEAAATDPTLYSALRAEVVHRLAAHPALSVLTGAADPVRSTAHPELFRPWLAAVPRVGYALETLIGHELFPYEDRLAAVTAAVEAVAARYDEENPPLPWGEVHRLAPWQAWPDTDPDPEASRPGLAGDHDCVLSTSSVPGITDHGARGPAARYVWDLARREDSLWVVPFGASGIPGDAHHRDQLPLWTKGGLAPVVTDWKLLHRDRPEERTEVTAARPAAPERRETVYEQDVDGFGTVRLVSVDPLADLDLIHSWVGEERARFWGMTESSREEVLEAYTFLDSLTTHHGYLVLRDDVPVAIYQTYDPAEDPLADCYEVRPGDFGVHLLMGPSDKAEPGFTGVLLAVFVAHAFSDPAHLRVVVEPDARNERAIARMVRAGFELGPEIDKPEKRARLAFLERPAHFR
- a CDS encoding siderophore-interacting protein; this translates as MGHGWEGVVLKLMRGRDFTFTVTGSEQVTEDFRRVHVKDGGMLTATGGAHPTMWVRIWFEQAGKPHQRAYTLVDPDPAAGTFSLEFALHDGAASDWARTAQAGDTIDATLQGTGFTLPEPAPARLFVVGDTASLPAINSLLDAVPQTPATIWFETTHDSDEKLPFRLDPAHHTLHKVPRREAGAHLVAEVKAALPELLGDDPSDAYVWIACDTTTTRSLAAFARKDLAVPKDRVNALGYWRAG